A stretch of the Planktothricoides raciborskii GIHE-MW2 genome encodes the following:
- a CDS encoding CHAT domain-containing protein has protein sequence MVFCQTITLGQAIAPATDGTGTAVNQTGNSYNITGGQRSGDGANLFHSFQEFGLNAGQTANFISAPEINNILGRVTGGNASIINGLIQITGGNSNLFLINPAGLIFGPNATLNIPGDFTATTATGIGFNAGWFNAFGNNNYSALIGEPSAFAFSISQPGSILQSGNLILNPEQNLTLLGGTVVNLGSLTSPGGNITIAAVPGENLVRINQENHLLSLELPLCATANCNNSGNQPPQNFQPLDLPSLLTGGQITHASHVTVNNDGTISLTGSTSRIPTDPGVAVASGNIDVSNTSTNSPATGGTVAVLGDKVALVDTNINANGTNGGGTVLVGGEYQGQGEVPNASNTFVNKNSLISANATENGDGGQVIIWADETTRFHGEISAQGGNQNGDGGLVEVSGKKNLIFRGDVDTSAPEGSTGSLLLDPDNITIANGSGGADDAEVTGDGSIFGSDGTGDFTISETALEGLTNTDISLEATNNITIDDLSDNLLSLKTATGGSVTFSSDSDYSGTGDFSMNPSDTIQTQGGAVNISRNQVTLGNIITNGGDITVDGTNAIFNGNISTNGGDFFAAGTNATVKGNINAGSGSIEFLFYSGGITIGSVTFTADQLSIDGTISASQPGTDSLIVEPGTSDRTIEITDDYMCSGTTLCLGLDPFNAIQAAGFNSIKIGRSDGTGKINMGGHSAVATIGSPTTIQAGTGTITVTDQLNAQGNPLTLIADEIDVNSTISGTGSLTLQPSTVSQNIALGGTADAGAGSLDLTSTDFELINGFSSLTIGRSNGTGTINTAGLVDFSPKTFDVTLNGGQLTFNNPMILRNNGILTLNNGSITSPGTGTDVTIGGTGNLILNISGNVGESLNPLMTNVPNVTISNISGNLFINNGQALDLGAVNIPGNLGITASGNITDSGVVSVAGNSTFTTTEPDATITLDQLSSTGSISVNTTGSNGNATVTNSTAVNLAASQVGGNLNVTATTGNITSSGTVTVGGNSSFTTSASGADITLDKLANPGTITVNTNGSGADATIANSTAVNLAASSVGGGLNVTATTGNITDSGTVTVGGNRTFTTSQTDADITLDQLSGTGSISMNTTGAGGDANLANPTAVNLATSTVGGNLNVTATTGNITSSGTVTVGGNSSFTTSAIGADITLDKLANPGTITVNTNGSGADAAIANSSAVNLAASSVGGGLNVTATTGGISTSGNITAGSDITLTGKEIALNNSVTSGGSLNATANNGEISNSGVINAATDITLTGDAIALNNSLSSPGNIILKPLNNNTTIALGGETGTFNLSAAEIANLSDGFSSITIGRSDGTGTANVGSISFSDPVKIQSGTGELTVNGDITGTDNASVTLNSSNIALNAGINTNSQNITIGGNTIIGSNITLDTGTGTGNIAFNGTVDGNQDLTLNAGTGSVSFAGAVGATTALNTLTVNSGISSGITATANNIAIAGDVLSNGADVTLTAENQLTTNNITTSGGAINLTNNNGDVTSANLNSSNPSGAGGGITVNSSTGVATTGNLTSTGTTGGNITVQALTSITTGDINSSGTVGNGGNVLLDPENDIQVGFINAQGGASGIGGNVNIITGKFFRAIKTFTDQNGQVASISTAGGTGGGNITLTHDGGNQNTPFVVGNASINGTAGVINTGASTMPSGSSFPGPTQQGNIQLITAEPPVTPEPGTTPTTPGTSPTTPGTSPTTPGTSPTTPGTSTGQPGLPVAAAPTDNAMVSPQLDSEPTPTNARIPVAPANPAVTGPLAIQVPAIAPETPVAPGAIAPEPAAVPSATPASATPATQAGTAVSSPVISESSSVTPVSTEISTPSTPPAPPPEVPVASSISVAVPGSVAENGGDRVLSSTSQVLLPQETTAIATNLETASATELKPENIRDRQLEAILGDQTEDSAMFDFGVAEIEAIFTQAFQIHLELSEVIRSLGIREAQTIIRRIDAETGVKPALLYVRFSPTSIEGTTDNDPLELLFVAPDGRPSRKVLSVTRGEVIATAENLNTYITAPRYRRRTSYLEPAQQLHQWLIAPVQKELDNHAIQNLVLIMDSGLRSLPVAALHDGEHFLVEKYSLGMMPSLSLTDPRYRSIQNTSVLAMGASQFSDLNPLPAVPAEVQTITQLRQGSFFLNEEFTLNNIQQQYAEKQPPIVHLATHGEFEPGDISHSYIQLWDQKLRLNDIRQLGFQDPAVELLVLSACQTAVGNEQAELGFAGMAVKAGVKTALASLWYVSDEGTFGLMTEFYKALETAPIKAEAIRQAQLSMINGNVEVVDGQLRGSRGSYPLPEALQNVENQKLTHPYYWSAFTLIGSPW, from the coding sequence TTGGTTTTTTGTCAGACAATCACCCTAGGACAAGCGATCGCACCTGCAACTGACGGCACTGGCACCGCAGTCAACCAAACCGGCAACAGCTACAACATTACCGGGGGACAACGGTCTGGGGATGGGGCGAACCTCTTTCATTCCTTCCAAGAATTTGGGCTGAATGCCGGACAAACGGCTAATTTTATTTCCGCTCCAGAAATTAACAACATTCTCGGCAGAGTCACCGGGGGCAACGCTTCGATTATTAATGGATTAATTCAAATAACTGGCGGCAATTCTAATTTATTTTTAATCAACCCTGCGGGATTAATTTTTGGCCCAAATGCCACCCTAAATATTCCCGGTGATTTCACCGCCACCACCGCTACGGGTATTGGCTTTAATGCTGGTTGGTTTAATGCCTTTGGCAACAACAACTACAGCGCTTTAATCGGCGAACCTTCAGCCTTTGCTTTTTCCATTTCTCAACCAGGATCTATCCTCCAGAGCGGGAATTTAATCCTCAACCCAGAGCAAAATTTAACCCTCTTAGGTGGTACAGTCGTCAACCTAGGCAGTCTCACTTCTCCCGGTGGCAACATTACTATTGCCGCAGTGCCCGGAGAAAACCTCGTTCGCATCAACCAAGAAAATCATTTATTAAGTTTAGAACTACCCTTATGTGCCACCGCTAATTGCAACAATTCCGGCAATCAACCGCCCCAAAACTTTCAACCATTGGACTTGCCCAGCTTACTCACAGGCGGTCAAATTACCCATGCTTCTCATGTCACTGTTAACAATGACGGCACCATTAGTTTGACGGGTTCAACGTCAAGAATACCTACAGATCCAGGGGTAGCCGTAGCTTCTGGCAATATTGATGTCTCGAACACCAGTACAAATAGCCCTGCTACTGGGGGAACTGTCGCGGTATTAGGGGATAAAGTCGCCCTGGTGGATACTAATATAAATGCCAATGGGACTAATGGCGGTGGGACAGTTCTCGTAGGAGGCGAATATCAAGGTCAAGGGGAAGTACCCAACGCTTCAAATACTTTCGTGAATAAAAATAGCCTAATTTCTGCCAATGCCACAGAAAATGGAGACGGCGGACAAGTGATTATTTGGGCTGATGAAACTACCCGGTTTCATGGAGAAATTAGCGCCCAAGGTGGCAATCAAAATGGCGATGGTGGCTTGGTCGAAGTTTCCGGGAAAAAGAATTTAATCTTTCGAGGAGATGTTGACACCAGCGCCCCAGAAGGTAGCACCGGCAGCTTATTATTAGATCCGGACAACATTACGATCGCTAATGGCAGTGGTGGCGCTGATGACGCCGAAGTAACAGGGGATGGATCAATTTTTGGTAGTGATGGTACTGGAGATTTCACTATCTCGGAAACGGCCTTAGAAGGACTGACCAATACTGATATTTCTTTAGAGGCAACCAATAACATCACAATTGATGATTTATCGGATAATCTTCTTAGTCTAAAAACTGCTACAGGAGGGTCAGTCACCTTTAGCTCCGACTCTGATTACAGCGGGACTGGTGATTTTTCCATGAATCCCTCTGATACCATCCAGACTCAGGGTGGGGCAGTCAATATTTCAAGAAATCAAGTCACTCTGGGAAATATTATTACGAATGGTGGAGATATTACTGTTGATGGGACAAATGCTATCTTTAACGGCAATATCTCTACCAATGGGGGAGATTTCTTTGCGGCTGGGACAAATGCCACCGTCAAGGGCAATATCAATGCCGGATCTGGCTCAATTGAGTTCCTATTTTATTCTGGTGGAATCACTATAGGGTCTGTTACTTTTACCGCCGATCAACTCAGTATTGATGGAACAATATCTGCCAGTCAACCAGGAACCGATAGTCTGATCGTCGAACCCGGTACGAGCGATCGCACCATTGAAATTACCGATGATTATATGTGTTCCGGTACTACATTGTGTCTCGGACTCGACCCATTTAACGCCATCCAAGCTGCTGGGTTCAACTCCATTAAAATTGGCCGTTCTGACGGCACAGGCAAAATTAATATGGGGGGACATTCGGCAGTTGCCACCATAGGCAGTCCCACAACAATTCAAGCGGGAACTGGCACGATTACGGTTACAGATCAATTAAATGCACAAGGCAATCCTCTAACTTTAATTGCCGATGAAATTGATGTCAATAGTACCATTTCTGGCACGGGTTCTCTAACTCTGCAACCGAGTACCGTCAGTCAAAATATTGCCCTGGGAGGAACGGCAGATGCTGGGGCTGGATCTTTAGATTTAACCAGCACAGATTTCGAGTTAATTAATGGTTTTAGCAGTCTCACTATTGGACGCAGTAATGGTACTGGAACGATTAATACTGCCGGTCTAGTGGATTTTAGTCCCAAAACTTTTGACGTGACTTTAAACGGCGGCCAGTTAACCTTTAATAACCCCATGATTCTGCGTAACAATGGCATTTTAACTCTGAATAATGGTAGCATTACCAGTCCTGGAACTGGGACAGATGTCACAATTGGCGGTACGGGAAATTTAATTTTAAATATATCCGGGAATGTAGGTGAATCACTAAATCCTTTAATGACAAATGTTCCCAATGTCACCATTAGTAATATTTCAGGCAATCTGTTTATTAACAATGGTCAAGCCCTTGACTTAGGTGCCGTGAATATCCCCGGAAACTTAGGCATTACAGCCAGTGGGAATATTACGGATAGTGGGGTGGTATCAGTGGCAGGAAATAGCACGTTTACTACCACGGAACCTGATGCCACTATTACTTTAGATCAGTTGTCCTCAACAGGTTCAATTAGTGTCAATACAACGGGCAGTAATGGCAATGCCACTGTCACGAATTCTACCGCAGTTAATTTAGCCGCTTCTCAGGTAGGCGGTAATTTAAATGTCACCGCAACTACGGGCAATATTACGAGTAGTGGCACTGTGACAGTTGGGGGAAATAGCAGTTTTACTACTTCAGCAAGTGGGGCTGATATTACTTTAGACAAACTGGCTAATCCGGGAACAATTACTGTTAATACGAATGGCAGTGGGGCTGATGCAACGATCGCCAATTCTACCGCAGTTAATTTAGCCGCTTCTAGCGTCGGTGGTGGGTTAAATGTGACGGCAACTACTGGCAATATTACCGATAGTGGCACTGTAACCGTGGGCGGAAATCGAACTTTTACCACTTCCCAAACTGATGCGGATATTACCCTTGACCAGTTGTCAGGAACCGGAAGCATTAGTATGAATACTACGGGGGCAGGTGGTGATGCAAATCTCGCCAATCCTACAGCGGTAAACTTAGCAACTTCTACCGTAGGCGGTAATTTAAATGTCACCGCAACTACGGGCAATATTACGAGTAGTGGCACGGTTACAGTTGGGGGAAATAGCAGTTTTACTACTTCAGCAATTGGGGCTGATATTACTTTAGACAAACTGGCTAATCCGGGAACAATTACTGTTAATACGAATGGCAGTGGGGCTGATGCAGCGATCGCCAATTCTAGCGCAGTTAATTTAGCCGCTTCTAGTGTCGGTGGTGGGTTAAATGTGACGGCAACGACTGGCGGTATTTCTACCAGTGGAAATATTACGGCTGGGTCAGATATTACTTTGACTGGGAAGGAGATCGCCCTGAATAATTCAGTCACCAGTGGTGGCAGTTTAAATGCCACCGCAAATAATGGGGAAATTTCTAACAGTGGAGTGATTAATGCGGCAACTGATATTACTTTGACTGGGGATGCGATCGCCCTGAACAATTCCTTAAGCAGTCCCGGTAATATCATTCTAAAACCATTAAATAATAACACCACAATTGCTTTAGGTGGGGAAACAGGAACGTTTAACCTTTCTGCCGCCGAAATTGCTAATTTATCTGATGGATTTAGCAGTATTACTATTGGTCGGAGTGATGGGACTGGGACGGCAAATGTCGGCAGTATTAGCTTTAGCGATCCGGTGAAAATCCAATCGGGAACAGGTGAATTAACGGTGAATGGCGACATTACTGGCACCGATAACGCCTCGGTGACGCTTAATAGCAGCAATATTGCCCTGAATGCTGGAATTAATACTAATAGCCAAAATATTACCATTGGTGGGAATACGATTATCGGTAGCAATATCACCTTAGATACAGGAACCGGAACCGGAAATATCGCATTTAACGGAACAGTTGATGGCAACCAAGACCTAACTTTAAATGCGGGAACTGGCAGCGTTTCTTTTGCCGGTGCTGTTGGGGCGACAACGGCTTTAAATACTCTCACAGTTAATAGTGGAATTAGCAGTGGAATTACCGCAACTGCTAATAATATTGCGATCGCAGGCGATGTACTTTCTAATGGTGCTGATGTCACCTTAACTGCTGAAAATCAGTTAACCACAAATAATATAACAACCAGTGGCGGAGCAATTAATTTAACCAATAATAATGGTGATGTCACTTCTGCAAATCTAAATAGTTCTAATCCCAGTGGTGCTGGGGGTGGGATTACGGTGAATAGTTCGACGGGAGTTGCCACAACGGGTAATTTAACTTCTACGGGCACAACCGGGGGAAATATTACCGTTCAAGCATTAACCAGTATCACTACCGGCGATATTAATAGTAGTGGTACGGTGGGAAATGGTGGTAATGTTTTGCTCGACCCAGAAAACGATATTCAAGTAGGATTTATTAATGCCCAAGGTGGGGCGAGTGGCATTGGTGGCAATGTGAATATTATTACCGGGAAATTTTTCCGTGCAATCAAGACTTTTACTGACCAAAATGGCCAAGTTGCTAGTATTTCCACAGCCGGGGGTACAGGTGGTGGCAATATCACTCTGACTCACGATGGTGGCAACCAAAATACTCCTTTTGTGGTGGGAAATGCCAGCATTAATGGCACTGCTGGGGTGATTAATACCGGCGCGAGTACCATGCCTTCGGGGTCATCGTTCCCTGGCCCAACCCAACAAGGTAATATTCAGTTGATTACCGCTGAACCACCAGTGACACCAGAACCAGGAACTACGCCAACAACCCCTGGTACATCACCAACAACCCCTGGTACATCACCAACAACCCCTGGTACATCACCAACAACCCCTGGTACATCAACGGGTCAACCGGGGCTCCCAGTGGCAGCCGCACCAACGGACAATGCTATGGTGTCGCCGCAGTTGGACTCGGAACCGACACCGACCAACGCAAGAATCCCGGTGGCGCCTGCTAATCCGGCTGTTACTGGGCCGTTGGCGATCCAAGTACCCGCGATCGCACCAGAAACTCCTGTCGCACCAGGGGCGATCGCACCAGAACCCGCCGCAGTTCCATCCGCAACACCGGCATCCGCAACACCGGCAACGCAAGCAGGAACAGCAGTTTCCAGCCCGGTAATTTCTGAAAGTTCATCGGTGACACCTGTATCGACAGAAATTTCAACGCCATCAACCCCACCAGCGCCTCCACCAGAGGTGCCAGTGGCTTCCAGTATCTCTGTAGCAGTCCCCGGATCGGTGGCTGAGAACGGAGGCGATCGCGTGTTGTCTAGCACGTCGCAGGTTTTGCTGCCCCAGGAAACAACGGCGATCGCCACCAACTTAGAAACAGCCTCAGCAACAGAACTGAAACCAGAAAATATTCGCGATCGACAACTAGAAGCAATACTGGGCGATCAAACCGAAGACTCAGCCATGTTTGATTTCGGGGTAGCAGAAATTGAAGCGATCTTTACCCAAGCATTCCAAATCCATCTTGAACTTTCGGAAGTCATTCGCAGCCTTGGGATCCGGGAAGCCCAGACAATTATCCGTCGCATTGACGCCGAAACTGGAGTCAAACCAGCTTTGTTATATGTCCGCTTTTCCCCCACTTCTATAGAGGGAACTACGGACAATGACCCCTTAGAATTACTCTTTGTCGCCCCTGATGGTCGTCCCAGTCGAAAAGTTCTATCGGTGACTCGCGGTGAAGTGATAGCAACCGCCGAGAATCTTAACACCTATATTACCGCGCCAAGATATCGCCGCCGTACCAGCTATTTAGAACCAGCCCAACAGCTTCATCAGTGGTTAATTGCCCCAGTCCAAAAAGAATTAGACAATCACGCAATCCAAAATCTTGTCTTGATTATGGATTCGGGTTTACGCAGTTTGCCCGTGGCAGCGCTGCACGATGGGGAACATTTTCTGGTGGAAAAATATAGCCTGGGAATGATGCCTTCGTTGAGCTTAACCGATCCGCGTTATCGCAGTATTCAAAATACTTCAGTGTTAGCAATGGGAGCCAGCCAATTTTCCGATCTGAATCCCTTGCCTGCGGTGCCCGCAGAAGTGCAAACCATTACTCAACTTCGCCAAGGATCATTCTTTTTGAATGAAGAGTTTACCCTCAATAATATTCAACAACAATATGCCGAAAAACAACCTCCCATTGTTCATTTAGCCACTCATGGAGAATTTGAACCAGGCGATATTAGCCATTCATATATTCAGCTATGGGATCAAAAGTTGCGCCTAAATGATATTCGTCAGTTAGGATTTCAAGATCCAGCGGTGGAATTGTTGGTACTTTCCGCTTGTCAAACAGCGGTGGGCAACGAACAAGCGGAATTAGGGTTTGCGGGGATGGCCGTAAAAGCAGGAGTAAAAACGGCATTAGCCTCTCTTTGGTATGTCAGTGATGAGGGTACTTTTGGCCTAATGACTGAATTTTATAAAGCGTTAGAAACAGCCCCAATTAAAGCCGAAGCAATCCGACAAGCCCAGTTATCAATGATTAACGGTAATGTCGAAGTGGTAGATGGTCAATTACGCGGTTCTCGTGGGTCTTATCCGTTGCCAGAAGCTTTGCAAAATGTAGAAAACCAAAAGTTAACTCATCCTTATTATTGGTCAGCATTTACCTTAATTGGTAGCCCTTGGTAG